The Flammeovirga agarivorans genome has a window encoding:
- a CDS encoding carbonic anhydrase — MTQQEIIESLKAGNEKFVQDKADGNLRDSVRRADLVDGQEPNTIVLSCADSRVVPEIAFDKGLGELFVVRVAGNIANTDSIASIEYAVAHLGSSVIVVLGHQSCGAVGAALGGGDNGHNLNHLLCQITPAVVASGEGADVNTVVKKNAELNADELVKRSSIITEAVESGKVKIVPAYYNLDSGKVDFL; from the coding sequence ATGACACAACAGGAAATTATCGAAAGCTTAAAAGCTGGTAACGAAAAGTTCGTCCAAGACAAAGCAGATGGAAACCTTAGAGATAGTGTTCGTAGAGCAGATTTAGTAGATGGTCAAGAGCCAAATACAATCGTTCTTAGCTGTGCTGACTCTAGAGTTGTTCCTGAAATCGCTTTCGACAAAGGTTTAGGTGAACTATTCGTAGTTCGTGTTGCAGGTAACATTGCAAATACAGACAGTATTGCATCTATTGAGTATGCTGTTGCTCACTTAGGATCTTCTGTAATTGTTGTTTTAGGACACCAAAGCTGTGGTGCTGTAGGAGCTGCTTTAGGCGGAGGTGACAACGGACACAACTTAAACCACTTATTATGTCAAATTACTCCTGCAGTTGTAGCTTCAGGTGAAGGTGCTGACGTAAACACTGTAGTGAAGAAAAATGCTGAGTTAAATGCTGATGAGTTAGTGAAGAGATCTTCTATTATCACTGAAGCAGTAGAAAGCGGTAAGGTGAAAATCGTTCCTGCTTACTATAACTTAGATTCAGGAAAAGTAGACTTCTTATAA
- a CDS encoding RNA polymerase sigma factor, with protein MSSDFYTTFIQPHSGIIIKICRAYTNSQEDFEDYFQEVCLQLWRSKDNFKEDADWSTWVYRLSLNVCLTLLKKKKNNAQNFASDYLPPELYEESKAFPDEDLAMLYDAIRQLSEIDRAIILLYLEEKSNKEIADTFQVTPNNIGVRIKRIKERLKKILNGKVN; from the coding sequence GTGAGCAGTGATTTCTATACTACATTTATACAGCCTCATAGTGGTATCATTATTAAGATATGCCGGGCATATACCAACTCCCAAGAGGATTTTGAAGATTACTTCCAAGAAGTTTGTCTACAACTATGGAGAAGCAAAGACAATTTTAAGGAAGATGCTGATTGGTCGACTTGGGTCTATAGACTGTCATTAAATGTTTGCCTAACATTACTCAAAAAGAAAAAGAACAACGCTCAGAACTTTGCTAGTGATTACCTTCCTCCAGAGCTCTATGAGGAAAGTAAAGCTTTTCCTGACGAGGACCTTGCAATGCTTTATGATGCGATCCGTCAACTCTCCGAAATCGACAGGGCCATTATTCTTCTCTATCTAGAGGAGAAGAGTAATAAGGAAATTGCTGATACGTTTCAGGTAACCCCCAATAATATTGGGGTAAGAATTAAACGAATTAAAGAACGATTAAAAAAGATATTAAATGGAAAAGTCAATTGA